One window of the Onychostoma macrolepis isolate SWU-2019 chromosome 21, ASM1243209v1, whole genome shotgun sequence genome contains the following:
- the nim1kb gene encoding serine/threonine-protein kinase NIM1: protein MPARASQVSPKVHRHNIYTLTDSSECGSETEEDADHSKRLTPLEKLTLEMCNDEETIKELTVGRRVGFYKVRGQIGCGNFSKVKLAVHALTKDKVAIKIMDKMRLDLQTQRMLSREISNMESLYHPNLLQLYEVLETPSRLYLVLEFAGGGDLHTRISSGGKLSDQESKIVFAQILSAVKYMHENNIIHRDLKAENVLYTTNSCIKVADFGFSKRVNNRNQALDTFCGSPPYAAPELFKDESYIGPPVDAWAMGVLLFFMVTGTLPFRADTVAKLRQSVLEGAYVLPTWVSAPCQRLIRGILKPEPSERCALDQMLGCEWLLPVELFRPIPPLYQLNPIHLIEASPAELDRDQKEVKGILEKLGVTQEHILNNQGKRIRSPITGVYRILLHRIKRNHGAESVPIISGVVKDPKRDSLRAYRNLRHSSKLCVLS, encoded by the exons ATGCCTGCTAGGGCAAGTCAGGTGTCGCCGAAGGTGCATCGGCACAACATTTACACGCTGACGGACAGCTCAGAATGTGGGTCAGAGACGGAAGAGGATGCAGACCATTCCAAGCGCCTGACACCCCTGGAGAAGTTAACGCTGGAAATGTGCAATGACGAAGAGACCATAAAAGAACTGACGGTGGGCAGAAGGGTGGGATTCTATAAAGTCCGCGGTCAGATCGGCTGTGGGAACTTTTCGAAGGTCAAACTGGCCGTCCACGCGCTCACCAAAG ACAAGGTTGCCATTAAGATCATGGATAAGATGAGGCTCGATCTGCAGACCCAGAGGATGCTGTCTAGAGAGATCTCAAACATGGAGAGCTTGTATCACCCAAACTTATTGCAGCTCTATGAAGTACTTGAGACGCCAAGTCGGTTGTACCTAGTTCTGGAGTTTGCCGGAGGAGGAGACCTCCACACCAGAATCAGCTCAGGAGGAAAACTCTCTGACCAAGAGAGCAAGATTGTATTCGCCCAAATCCTGTCAGCAGTCAAATATATG CATGAGAACAACATCATCCATCGAGATCTGAAAGcagaaaatgttctttataCAACCAACTCCTGCATAAAAGTGGCTGATTTTGGCTTCAGCAAGAGGGTCAACAATCGCAATCAAGCCCTAGACACCTTTTGTGGTTCTCCTCCTTATGCAGCTCCAGAACTCTTCAAAGATGAGTCTTACATCGGGCCACCTGTGGATGCGTGGGCAATGGGCGTCCTGCTTTTTTTCATGGTGACTGGCACATTGCCTTTTCGCGCTGACACTGTGGCCAAGTTGCGCCAAAGCGTGCTAGAGGGTGCCTACGTCCTGCCAACCTGGGTATCAGCTCCATGTCAGCGGCTGATCAGGGGGATCTTGAAGCCAGAACCTTCGGAGCGATGCGCACTGGACCAGATGCTGGGCTGCGAGTGGCTGCTGCCAGTGGAACTCTTCCGGCCTATTCCTCCCTTATACCAGCTCAACCCCATCCATCTAATAGAGGCCAGCCCAGCGGAGTTAGACAGAGACCAGAAAGAGGTAAAAGGTATCCTGGAGAAACTGGGAGTCACTCAGGAACATATTCTCAATAACCAAGGAAAGCGCATTCGCAGTCCCATTACAGGGGTTTACCGCATACTACTGCACAGAATTAAAAGAAACCATGGAGCCGAGTCTGTGCCTATAATCAGTGGAGTCGTCAAAGATCCTAAAAGAGACAGTCTCCGTGCCTATAGGAACCTACGGCACTCCTCGAAACTGTGTGTGCTttcttaa
- the gadd45gb.1 gene encoding growth arrest and DNA-damage-inducible, gamma b, tandem duplicate 1, with translation MTLEEVLTQKPSERAQCTGKALEEVLVSAKANDCLTIGVYESAKVMNVDPDSVSFCVLAMDEEFECDIALQIHFTLIQAFCFDNDISIVRVNDMQSLSEIVGDKAEQFEDAHCVLITNPAEDSWEDPALEKLHLFCEESRSYNEWVPEITLPER, from the exons ATGACTCTTGAGGAAGTTCTCACCCAGAAGCCCAGCGAGAGAGCTCAGTGCACTGGAAAAGCACTGGAAGAAGTTTTGGTTTCTGCCAAAGCGAACGACTGCCTAACCATTGGCGTTTACGAGTCTGCCAAAGTTATGAATGT TGACCCAGACAGCGTGTCTTTCTGCGTCCTGGCGATGGATGAGGAGTTTGAGTGCGACATCGCTCTCCAAATCCACTTCACTCTCATCCAAGCCTTCTGTTTCGACAACGACATCAGCATCGTTAGAGTGAATGACATGCAAAGTCTTTCTGAGATTGTTGGTGACAAAGCTGAACAATTTGAGGATGCTCACTGCGTGCTTATCACG AACCCAGCTGAGGACTCATGGGAGGATCCAGCTCTGGAGAAGCTTCACCTGTTTTGTGAAGAAAGTCGCAGCTATAACGAGTGGGTTCCTGAGATCACTCTGCCCGAGCGTTGA